The DNA sequence TGCGGAAGGTTCAGGTGTGTCATGGCTGCTGGCGAAAGGCCTCTGAACGAGGTTCAGTTTCTGACCGTGGCGGAAGTCGCCTCGGTGATGCGAGTGTCCAAGATGACCGTGTACCGCTTGGTGCACAGCGGTCATCTGCCGGCGATCCGGGTGGGCAGGTCCTTCCGGGTCCCGGAGCAAGCGGTTCATGAATACCTCCGCGAGTCCTATGTGGGGGTGGAGTCCGCTTAGGTCCCTTCCGGGCCTAGGGAGGCCCTCGGATTACGTGGTTCGCTCGGCGCCGGGTAGGCTGGCCCGATGTAGGTCGTGTGGGCTCGGACGCCCCGCACCGAGTGAGTCGAAGTGAGCGAGGGTAGTCGTGGGCTCTGTTATCAAGAAGCGGCGTAAGCGGATGGCTAAGAAGAAGCACCGCAAGCTGCTCAAGCGCACGCGCGTTCAGCGTCGCAACAAGAAGTAAGCAAGCGACGCTGTGTTCGTCCCGCAGCCCTTCCACCGCCGGTGGAAGGGCTGCGGTGCGTGCGCCGCACCGGTCTCCGCCACGGCCGCCCCTCCGGCCCCGGCTTAAAACGCCACACCGCGCGGCGAGTGGTCATCACAGGGCAACATCGAGCGGTTACGGTGTTCGGCACAGCCCAGCTCGGACGAGGGTGGGAAGGAAGGCGCTGATCTTGGGGAAGGTCGTGCTCGTCACCGGAGTCGCTCGCCGGCTGGGAGGCCGATTCGTCCGGCGCATACAGCGCGAACCCGATGTGGAACGGGTGATCGGCGTGGACGCCGTGCCCCCCGAACACCACCTCGACGACGCCGACTTCGTCCGGGCCGACATCCGTCACCCCACGATCGGGAAACTGCTCGCCGAATACGGCGTCCACACCGTCGTCCACATGGACATCAACGGCACTCCGCTGGGGCGCGCGGCAATCGCACCTCGGTCAAGGAGACCAATGTCATCGGCACCATGCAGCTGCTCGGCGCCTGCCAGAAGGCCCCCTCGGTCCAGCGGCTGGTGGTGAAGTCCAGCACCAATGTGTACGGCTCCGCGCCCCGCGACCCCGCCGTCTTCAGCGAGACCACGCCGCCCAAATCCCTGCCGAGCGGCGGCTTCGCCAAGGACACCGTCGAGGTCGAGGGATATGTCCGCGGCTTCGCCCGGCGCCGCCCCGATGTCGCGGTGTGCGTGCTGCGCTTCGCCAACATCCTGGGCCCGTGCGCGGACTCACCGCTCGCCGAGTACTTCGCGCTGCCCGTGCTGCCCACCGTCATCGGCTATGACCCGCGGCTCCAGTTCGTCCATGAGAAGGACGCCATCGAGGTGCTGCGCATCGCGGCCTCCGAACCGCGCCGGTCCACGCTCAACAGCGGCACGTTCAACATCGCCGGAGACGGGGTGCTGCTGCTCTCCCAGGCCGCCCGGCGGCTCGGCCGCCCGACCCTGCCGCTGCTGCTGCCCACTCTGCGCTGGGCCCGTACCGCCCTGCGGTCACTCGGCATCACCGACTTCTCACCCGAGCAGATCCGACTGCTCACCCACGGCCGGGTCGTGGCCACCAACCAGATGCGCGAGACCCTGGGGTTCGAACCCGAGCACACCACCGCCGGTGCCCTCGCGGACTACGCGCACAGCCGCGGCCCCGGACTCCTCCCGCCCGAGACCCTCGCCCGTACCATCGACCGGCTCGCCGCGCTGCTGCCCGCCGGCGTCCAGACGTGAGGAGCGCAACCACCATGGCGGATGCCAAGGTCATTCCGTTCGGTGAGGAACCCCGGTCCCGACGGAAGGGCCCGCGCCCGGGACGCGGCGGCCGCGCCCAGGGCTCGCTCAAGCCCGTACCGCAGCAGCGCGACGAGGCGTCCGAACAGCGTCCCCAGACGGCGGCCGCGGCCGTGCCGCCGCTGCCGCCGGACCCGCCCAAGCCGGCCCCGGGCGGCGGGGACTGGGAGCGCAAGCTGGCCCACGGGCTGAGCTTTCTGCGCCGCCGGATCACCGGGGACTACGAGGTCGACGACTTCGGCTACGACCACGACCTGACCGACCAGGTCCTGATGTCCCTGCTCCGCCCGGTGTACGAGAAGTACTTCCGGGTCGAGGTGAAGGGGATCGAGAACATCCCCGACAGCGGCGGTGCGCTCGTCGTCGCCAACCACTCCGGGGTGCTGCCGCTGGACGGGCTGATGCTCCAGGTGGCGGTGCACGACAACCACCCCGCCGAGCGCCATCTGCGGCTGCTCGCCGCCGATCTGGTCTTCATGCTCCCGGTCGTCAACGAGCTCGCCCGTAAGGCGGGCCACACCCTCGCCTGCGCCGAGGACGCCCAGCTGCTGCTGGAGCGCGGCGAGGTGGTCGGGGTGATGCCGGAGGGCTTCAAGGGGATCGGCAAACCGTTCGCGGAGCGGTACAAGCTACAGCGCTTCGGGCGGGGCGGCTTCGTCTCGACGGCGCTGCGCGCGGGGGCGCCGATCGTGCCGTGCTCGATCGTGGGCGCGGAGGAGATCTACCCGATGGTGGGAAACGCGAAGACCCTGGCCCGGCTGCTCGGCCTGCCGTACTTCCCGATCACGCCGACCTTCCCGCTGCTCGGGCCGCTGGGCGCGCTGCCGCTGCCGACGAAGTGGACCATCCAGTTCGGCGAGCCCATCCCCACCGACGGCCATCCGCCGGAGGCGGCGGACGACCCGATGCTGATGTTCAATCTGACCGACCAGGTACGCGAAACGATCCAGCACACGCTCTACAAGCTCTTGGTGCAGCGGCGGTCGGTGTTCTTCTGAGGTTGTCGGGTCGCGGCACCGTGTCGCGGCGCGGCCGCCCAGCCCGCTCGTTCTTCTGACCGGCGGTCCGGGGGTGGGTAGAGTGCGGCGGCGCGCACCACCCACCCCCAGGACGTGGTCACCTCGTGTCGTCGCCGTCGAGGGTCAGGCCCGGCAGAAGGTCCGGCAGCAGCGGGGGGATGGTGATGTCCGGCTGGGACGGTTTGCCGGTCGGGTCGCCCTTGCCCGTGGACGGGCTGGGGCTCGCGCCGCCCAACGGCGGATCCACCAGATCGCCGGTGCCGCCCACCAGACCGCCGGGCTGCTCCTGAGTGCCCGTCGAGGACGACGGGTGCGGGCCGGTGGCGGTCTCGCCGGTGCGGCTGCTGCTCGGGGTGGCCGAGGCGGATGCCGAGCGGTTGCCCAGCTCCCCCGCGCCGGGGCGCTCGGGCGGGTGGCCGGTCTGCCGGCCGGACTGGCCCTGCTGGTCCTTCTTCGTGGGGAGCAGCGCCCGCAGCGGACCGACCTCTTGGTCTATGGCGTCGAAGACCGAGCTGACCTCGTCGCCGACGTCCATGAGCTGGACCGGCAGCTGCTCACGCAGTCGGCTCCAACCGTCGCGGTGGGCCTGGGAGAAGGAGGACAGCTGCTGGATCGGGCCGAGTGAGCCGTCCCGCTCGTAGACCTGGTGCAGCAGCCGGTGGCCCTCGGAGGCGTCATGGCGCATACCGGCCAGGGTCCGGCGGACCTCTCCCAGTGAGTCATGGTCCAGATCGCGGCTGCGGGCCCGCTCCATCAGACGGCGCGCCTCGCTCAGCCGTGTCGAGGCCTGGTCCAGATAGATCCGGCCCCGGTCGGCGTCGCCGTCCGCCATCTCGAGCTTGAGATCCTCCATACCGCGCTTGAACCCGTAGAGGGTGTCGCCCGGCAGCGCGTTTGAGCTGGCCGCGGCGACGCCGCCGAAGGCGCCCGCCGCGACGCCGAACGTGAGCCCCCCGGCCGCAAGCCCCTTGGACCAGCGGGAACGGGGGCGCAGTCTCGCCACCGGGGGTTTGGCGCGATGGGCGCCGCTGGTGCGGCGGCGCTGCTCGGGTACGCGTGGCGCGCCCTCGGCGAAGGCCGCTTCCATGGCGGCGAGCAGCTGCGCCCGCTGCGCCGTGCGGACCTCCGGGTCCAATGTCGGTGCCGGCAGCTCGCCCAGCCCGTTCGCCAGGGCCAGCAGCCGTCTCCGCTCGGCGCTCTCCGCCGATGAGGAGCCTGGCTGTTGGTGCGGCGTCTCGTCCCGGGGGGCCTGGTGGTTGCTCTCCAGGGCCTCCAGGGCCTCCAGGGCCTTGGCGAAGGCGTTCGCCCGCCGGTGTGCCGATACGTTCGCGATCACAGGCGGCACCTCCTCTCGTCGTGACGGTCGACTCCCCAGGACACCCGAGGGGTTCCGTGCCAAGCGCGCGTCCACCCGATCGAGTGAGTGGACCACGGGCAGGGTACGACCGCGAGGCGCCTGCATCCCCCACAACGAGCGGCGCAGCACCCGGGTTACGCCCTCCCCACGGGCGGACGGGCCGTGGCCGGAGTGCTACGGGTGGTCAGCGGGCGTCGTCCGGAAGGAGCCGGGCCAGGGTGCGGACGGCCCGGTACTGAAGGGTTTTGATGGCGCCCTCGTTCTTCCCCATGACCCGGGCGGTCTCGGCTACCGAGAGGCCCTGGAGGAAGCGGAGCGTCACGCACTCCTGCTGCTGCGGGTTGAGTTTTCGTACCGCCTGTAGCAGTGCGGCGTTGGAGAGCGATTCGAGGACGGAGTCCTCGGGGCTGCGCTCGACCTCGTTGGCGTCCAGCATCTCGCCGGTGGTGACCTCCAGCCGGAAGCGGCTGGACTTGAAGTGGTCGGCGACGAGGTTGCGGGCGATGGTCACCAGCCAGGCGCCGAAGTCGCGGCCCTGCCAGGTGAAGGTGCCGATGCGGCGCAGGGCGCGCAGGAACGTCTCGCTGGTGAGGTCCTCGGCCGTGGCCCGGCCGCCCACGCGGTAGTAGATGTAGCGGTAGACGGTGTCGGCGTACTGGTCGTAGAGCCTGCCGAACGCCTCGGCCTCCCCGGACTGGGCGCGCTCGACGAGATCCATCATGCGGCGGCTGTCGCTGTCGGCGCCGGGGCGCCGGGTGGTGGGGGTGGAGCCGCGGGAGCGTCTGCCGACCGCGGCGCCACCGTCCGCCAGGGCGTAGCACGGGCCGGCCTGGCCGGTCTGAGTGGCCGTGCCGACGGCTGGGCTGACGGGCAGGGGGGTGGCGAGGGCGGGGACGGCATACGCGGTGGGGACGAAGCCGCGCAGACAGTCGAGGACCGTTGCGCGCAGCGTAGCCAGGCCCGAGGCGTCAACCCCGACGTGTGGGTACACGGGACTCCCAGAGGCAGAGCTTCCATCACGTGCAGTACGGGACCGTCACCCGCCGTAGGGACGCGTGGGTACCGGTTTGCGTCTAAGGAGAATAACGCTTCGTACAGGCGGCACTACACCCAGTTGCTCAAATCATCGCTTCCGTTCGCTCCGTTATGGATTGATGACCCATCAAGTATCGAACGCGAGCAGCAGGTTGATCGGAATTATTCGTGAGTTGTGCGATTGTGTGGCGTGTTGTGACAAAGCGGCGGTAAGGGGACTGGCGGGGGCGCTGTGGGGTAGGAAGTGCGGAATGACTGAAACAGGGCGGGCGCGTTCGGTTGGTGACGCTGTGTATCGGCGCGTGCGCCGTCACGGAGCGCGATCAATGGTCAGCCTTGACCGTCCTCGGTCACGGTCGTGCGCAGATGGTCAGCGGGGCCGCCCGCGGCGGGCCCGAGGGAAGGGCTCGGCGCGAGGCCGGGCGGGTAGGGCGGCCGCCGGCGGTCAGGGGTGCGCGGGCGTTGGCGGTCAGGGGTGGGTGGCCGTTGGCGGTCAGGGGTGCGCGGGCGTTGGCGGTCAGGGGTGCGCGGGCGTCGGCGGTCAGGGGTGCGCGGGCGTTGGCGGCCAGGGGTGGGTGGCCGTCGGTGGTCAGGGGTGCGCGGGCGCCGGTGGCCAGTGGTGGGTGGCCGTTGGTGGTCAGCGGCGGCGGCGGTGCAGGGCCACGGCGGCCGCCGTGCCGCCCGCCACCGCGCCCACCCCGGCCGCCGCCGGGATGCCGATCTTGGCCGCCTTGCGGCCGGTGCGGTAGTCGCGCAGCCGCCAGCCGTGTTCCCGGGCGTGCTTGCGCAGCCGGGTGTCCGGGTTCACCGCGTACGGATGGCCCACGATCGAGAGCATCGGGATGTCGTTCGAGGAGTCGCTGTAGGCCGCGCAGCGGGAGAGGTCCAGGCCCTCGGCCGCCGCCAGCGCCCGTACGGCCTCGGCCTTGGCCGGGCCGTGCAGCGGCTCGCCGACCAGCCGGCCGGTGTAGACGCCGCCCACGGACTCGGCCACCGTCCCCAGGGCCCCGGTCAGGCCGAGCCGCCGGGCGATGATCGTCGCCGTCTCGACCGGGGCGGCGGTCACCAGCCAGACCCGCTGACCGGCGTCCAGATGGGCCTGGGCGAGAGCGCGGGTGCCGGGCCAGATGCGGTCGGCCATGTACTCGTCGTAGATCTCCTCGCCGATGGACATCAGCTCGGCGACCCGGTGGCCCTTGACGATGGACAGGGCGCTGCTGCGCACGTCCTCCATGTGCGCCGGGTCCTCGACACCGGCCATCCGGAACCAGGCCTGCTGCCAGGCGAAGCGGGCGAGTTCGCGCTTGCGGAAGAAGTGCCGCTTGTAGAGGCCGCGGCCGAAGTGGAAGAGCGCGGCGCCCTGCATGACCGTGTTGTCCAGGTCGAAGAAGGCGGCGGCCCGCTCGTCCCCGACGACGGGGAACTCCGGTTCGGCGGGGGCCTGCGGTGCGGGGGCCTCGGCCGACGACTTGCGCGCGGCCTCGGCCGATGCCTCTCCGGCGAGGACGCTCCGCTCGGTGGCGGGTCGTCGACGTCGGGTGAACCATCCCAGTGCGGCCATGGAGGGAGCATAGCCAGCGCTCCGGCGCATCCCATTACGCCCGGGTGTCGGGCCGATTCAGGTTACGCGAAAGGGAGGCGGCGAAGGAGGCGGCGAAGGGAGCGGCGCGGGGGGACGGCGAAGGGCCGGCGTCGGCCGCCGCGTCAGCCGCCGAGCGCGGTGCGCAGCCGCTTGGGGTCCACCCGCCAGAAGTCGTGCTGCTCGCCGTCGATGAGCACCACCGGGATCTGCTCCCAGTACGCGCGGTACAGCTCCGCGTCCTGGGTGATGTCCTTCTTCTCCCAGGGGGTGCCCAGCTCGCCGCAGACCTGCTCGATCACGGCCTCGGCGTTCTCGCAGAGGTGGCAGTCGGGCTTGCCGATCAGCGTGACCGTGCGTTCGGTGGGCTTCTTGCGCGGGGTGCGGCGCAGCAACGGACTCATGTCCTCAATTGTGCCCGCCGGTGTGGTCCGGCCGGCGCCCATGGAGGTGGGGCCGGGGCGTCCGGGTGCGGAATCCGACGGGTTCGGAAGTGGGTCCCCGGTCGATTACGATCGTGGGCGTTTTGTTGCTGTCCGGGGGTAAAAAGGTGAGGAGTGAGGGCCTGTGCTCCCGTCGGCGGCCCAGCGGTGCGAGCGTGCCTGCCGGGAACGGCGTGAGGCCGGTCGTGGTTCCGCGACCAGCCCGAAAAGAGGCGTGAGACCGGTCACTTTGCTCGGACAAAGCGGACACCATCTTTGTGCACGCGTTCACAAAGACATAGCCTGCTGTCGATGGGGCGGTCATGAAGCACCCGGCCGCCCGCAGCCTCGCTCTACCCGCAGGAGCACCGTGGCAACTGGCCGAACTCACCGACCGGCGACCCGAAGCCGAGGGATCCCCGAGGCCACCGTCGCCCGGCTACCGCTGTATCTGCGTGCCTTGACCGCGCTCTCGGAGCGCTCGGTGCCGACGGTGTCGTCCGAGGAACTGGCGACCGCGGCCGGCGTCAATTCGGCCAAGCTGCGCAAGGACTTCTCCTACCTCGGTTCGTACGGCACCCGTGGTGTCGGCTACGACGTGGAGTACCTCGTCTACCAGATCTCGCGGGAGCTCGGGCTCACCCAGGACTGGCCCGTCGTGATCGTCGGTATCGGTAATCTCGGCGCCGCGCTCGCCAACTACGGCGGCTTCGCCTCCCGTGGTTTCCGGGTCGCCGCGCTGATCGACGCCGACCCCACCATGGCCGGGAAGCCGGTCGCGGGCATCCCGGTGCAGCACACCGACGAGCTCGAGAAGATCATCACGGACAACGGCGTATCGATCGGCGTGATCGCCACCCCGGCGGGCGCGGCCCAGCAGGTCTGTGACCGGCTCGTCGCCGCCGGTATCACCTCGATCCTCAACTTCGCGCCCACCGTGCTGTCCGTTCCGGACGGGGTGGACGTGCGCAAGGTCGACCTCTCGATCGAGCTGCAGATCCTCGCCTTCCACGAGCAGCGCAAGGCGGGCGAGGACGTCGCCGTCCCGGAGGAGGGGGCCGCGGCGGCCGTTCCACCGCCTCCCGTGGCGCCCCATCGCGCGCCCCCCGGCGCCACCGCTGCCGACAGCGGCCGGCAAGGACCTGACGGGGATGTGCCCGCCGTGATGCCGGCATGAGTCTCCTCGTCGTCGGACTGAGCCACCGCAGCGCGCCCGTGAGCGTGCTGGAGCGCGCCGCCCTGGTGGGGGACGAGCAGGTGAAGCTGGTGCAGGACACCCTCGCCGCCGAGCCCGTCACCGAGGCCGCGGTGCTGGCCACCTGCAACCGCATCGAGCTCTACGCCGATGTGGACAAGTTCCACGCCGGGGTCGCCGAGCTGTCCACGCTGCTCGCCCAGCACACCGGCGTCGGACTGGACGAGCTCACCCCGTATCTCTACGTCCACTACGAGGACCGGGCCGTCCACCACCTCTTCTCGGTGGCCTGCGGGCTGGACTCGATGGTCGTCGGCGAGGGCCAGATCCTCGGCCAGATCAAGGACGCGCTGGCGCTGGGGCAGGAGCTGCACACCGCCGGGCGGCTGCTGAACGATCTCTTCCAGCAGGCGCTGCGGGTCGGCAAGCGGGCCCACAGCGAGACCGGTATCGACCGGGCGGGCCAGTCGCTGGTCACCTTCGGCCTGGAGCAGCTGGCCCAGGGCGCGCCGGTGGCGGAGTGGGCGCGGGGCAAGCGCGCCCTGGTGATCGGTGCCGGTTCGATGTCCTCGCTGGCCGCGGCGACGCTCGCGCGCGCCGGTGTGGCAGAACTGGTGATCGCCAACAGGACGTTGGAGCGGGCGCTGCGCCTGGCGGAGTCCCTGGCCCAGCAGCACGCGGCCACCCCGGCCGAGGCCACTTCCGCCGGTGCGGAAACGTTGCGCGCGGGTCTGGTGGCCCGCGCCGTACCGCGCGACCGGGTGGCCGCCGAGCTGCCGCACGCCGACATCGTGGTGTCCTGTACGGGCGCGACCGGCCTGGTCCTGACCGCCGAGCAGCTGCGCACCGCCCTCGCCCAGCGCGCCACCTGTCCGCCCGGGGCCCACTCCGGCCCGGGGACGGAGGTCTCGCTGCTGGACCTGGCGATGCCGCGGGACATCGACGCGGCGGCGCACCGGATCGAGGGGCTGCGCCTGGTGGACATCGAGTCCCTCGCCGAGGCCGCCGCCGATCCGTCCGGCGCGGCGGGCACCTCGGCCGGGGCGATGGCCGCCGACGTGGACAAGGTGCGGGCCATCGTCTCCGCCGAGGTGGCCGCCTTCGGGGCGGCCCAGCGCGCCGCGCACATCACGCCGACGGTGGTCGCGCTGCGTACCATGGCTGCGGACGTCGTCGCCAGCGAGATCGCCCGGCTCGACGGGCGCCTTCCCGATCTGGACGACAAGCAGCGGTCCGAGATCACGCAGACCGTGCGCAGGGTCGTCGACAAGCTGCTGCACGCGCCCACCGTGCGGGTCAAGGAGCTCGCGAGCACACCGGGAGGCGCCGGTTACGCGGACGCCCTCCGTGAGCTCTTCGACCTGGACCCGCAGGCGGTCGCCGCCGTCAGCCGCGCCGACGGCTCGGCCCGCACCGCCGAACCGCACGACCCGAAGGGAGGCCGGGCATGACCGCCACCCCCGCACCCGCCGACCCCACGCCGCTGCGGCTGGGCACCCGCCGCAGCGCGCTGGCCATGGCCCAGTCCGGCCTGGTGGCGGACCAGGTGCGCGAGGTCACCGGGCGCCCCGTGGAACTGGTCGAGATCACCACGTACGGCGACACCTCGCGGGAGCACCTGGCGCAGATCGGCGGCACCGGCGTCTTCGTCTCGGCGCTGCGCGAGGCGCTGCTGAGCGGTGAGATAGACCTGGCCGTGCATTCGCTGAAGGACCTTCCCACCGAGGAGCCGGAGGGGCTGACGCTCGCCGCGATCCCGCGCCGTGCGGACCCGCGCGACGCGCTGATCGCCCGGGACGGGCTCACCTTCGCCGGGCTTCCGCCCCGGGCCCGGATAGGCACCGGGTCCCCGCGCCGCGCGGCCCAGCTCAGCGCATGGGCCCGGTCCTTCGGCCTCGACATCGAGACCGTGCCGATCCGCGGCAACGTCGACACCCGCATCGGCTACGTCCGGTCGGGACGGCTGGACGCCGTGGTGCTCGCCGCCGCCGGTCTGATCCGTCTGGGACGGATCGGCGAGGCGACCGAGCTGCTCGATGTCGACCATGTTTTGCCCGCCCCCGGCCAGGGGGCCCTGGCGGTGGAGTGTGCCGCGTCCAGCGGGGCGCTCATCGCCCGGCTCGCCGAGATCGACGACCCGCACACCCGGGCCGCCGTGACCGCCGAGCGTTCCCTGCTCGCCGCCCTGGAGGCCGGCTGTAGCGCACCCGTGGGTGCTCTGGCCGACCTGTTGGCCGACGGTCAGGTTGTCACCGAAATGCGCCTGCGCGGCGTCGTCGGCACCACCGACGGCACGACGTTGGTGCAGCTGTCCACCACCGGTCCCGTACCGGCATCGCCCAGTGAGGCCGCGGACCTCGGTCGCGAACTCGCTGCCGAGATGCTTGCCAAGGGTGCGGCCGGTCTTATGGGGGAGCGAGCACTTTGAACCCCAACGCCCCTAACCACCCCGGCTGCGGACACGTCACCTTCCTCGGTGCGGGCCCCGGAGACCCGGGCCTGCTGACCTTGCGCGCCGTGGAGGCACTGGCCGCCGCGGACGTACTGATCGCCGACCCGCACGTGCTCGACGTGGTGCGTAAGCACGTCAGGCCGGGCGTGGCCGCGGACGCTCAGGGCACACCGCAGCAGGCGGACGCTGATGTGTCGTCAGGCACCGCCGCCGTCCCGGTACTCCGGGACAGCGCCAATCTTGTCATGACGGCCGCGCGCGGCGGCAAGCGGGTCGTCCGCGCGGTCGCGGGCGACCCCGGCCTCGACGGTTACGCCGCCGACGAGATGCTCGCCTGCGCCGCCGAGGGCATCGTCTTCGAGGTGGTGCCCGGTGTGGCCGCCGCGGTGGGCGTGCCCGCCTACGCGGGGGTGCCGCTGCGCGACGCCCACAGCGCGGACGTGCGTTTCGTGGACGCACTGACCGCCGATGAGCGCTGCTGGAGCGAGATCGGCTCGTCCGACGCGACCGCCGTGGTCTCCGCGACCCTGGAGACGGTGGCCGCCGCCGCCGGTGAGCTGGTGGCCGCGGGCCGCAAACCGGACACCCCGCTCACCGTCACCGTCGGCGGCACCACCACCCGCCAGCGGACCTGGACCGCGAC is a window from the Streptomyces luomodiensis genome containing:
- a CDS encoding lysophospholipid acyltransferase family protein, encoding MADAKVIPFGEEPRSRRKGPRPGRGGRAQGSLKPVPQQRDEASEQRPQTAAAAVPPLPPDPPKPAPGGGDWERKLAHGLSFLRRRITGDYEVDDFGYDHDLTDQVLMSLLRPVYEKYFRVEVKGIENIPDSGGALVVANHSGVLPLDGLMLQVAVHDNHPAERHLRLLAADLVFMLPVVNELARKAGHTLACAEDAQLLLERGEVVGVMPEGFKGIGKPFAERYKLQRFGRGGFVSTALRAGAPIVPCSIVGAEEIYPMVGNAKTLARLLGLPYFPITPTFPLLGPLGALPLPTKWTIQFGEPIPTDGHPPEAADDPMLMFNLTDQVRETIQHTLYKLLVQRRSVFF
- a CDS encoding DUF5667 domain-containing protein, whose amino-acid sequence is MIANVSAHRRANAFAKALEALEALESNHQAPRDETPHQQPGSSSAESAERRRLLALANGLGELPAPTLDPEVRTAQRAQLLAAMEAAFAEGAPRVPEQRRRTSGAHRAKPPVARLRPRSRWSKGLAAGGLTFGVAAGAFGGVAAASSNALPGDTLYGFKRGMEDLKLEMADGDADRGRIYLDQASTRLSEARRLMERARSRDLDHDSLGEVRRTLAGMRHDASEGHRLLHQVYERDGSLGPIQQLSSFSQAHRDGWSRLREQLPVQLMDVGDEVSSVFDAIDQEVGPLRALLPTKKDQQGQSGRQTGHPPERPGAGELGNRSASASATPSSSRTGETATGPHPSSSTGTQEQPGGLVGGTGDLVDPPLGGASPSPSTGKGDPTGKPSQPDITIPPLLPDLLPGLTLDGDDTR
- a CDS encoding helix-turn-helix domain-containing protein — encoded protein: MAAGERPLNEVQFLTVAEVASVMRVSKMTVYRLVHSGHLPAIRVGRSFRVPEQAVHEYLRESYVGVESA
- a CDS encoding HAD family hydrolase — protein: MAALGWFTRRRRPATERSVLAGEASAEAARKSSAEAPAPQAPAEPEFPVVGDERAAAFFDLDNTVMQGAALFHFGRGLYKRHFFRKRELARFAWQQAWFRMAGVEDPAHMEDVRSSALSIVKGHRVAELMSIGEEIYDEYMADRIWPGTRALAQAHLDAGQRVWLVTAAPVETATIIARRLGLTGALGTVAESVGGVYTGRLVGEPLHGPAKAEAVRALAAAEGLDLSRCAAYSDSSNDIPMLSIVGHPYAVNPDTRLRKHAREHGWRLRDYRTGRKAAKIGIPAAAGVGAVAGGTAAAVALHRRRR
- a CDS encoding ECF subfamily RNA polymerase sigma factor, BldN family; this encodes MYPHVGVDASGLATLRATVLDCLRGFVPTAYAVPALATPLPVSPAVGTATQTGQAGPCYALADGGAAVGRRSRGSTPTTRRPGADSDSRRMMDLVERAQSGEAEAFGRLYDQYADTVYRYIYYRVGGRATAEDLTSETFLRALRRIGTFTWQGRDFGAWLVTIARNLVADHFKSSRFRLEVTTGEMLDANEVERSPEDSVLESLSNAALLQAVRKLNPQQQECVTLRFLQGLSVAETARVMGKNEGAIKTLQYRAVRTLARLLPDDAR
- a CDS encoding redox-sensing transcriptional repressor Rex, producing the protein MATGRTHRPATRSRGIPEATVARLPLYLRALTALSERSVPTVSSEELATAAGVNSAKLRKDFSYLGSYGTRGVGYDVEYLVYQISRELGLTQDWPVVIVGIGNLGAALANYGGFASRGFRVAALIDADPTMAGKPVAGIPVQHTDELEKIITDNGVSIGVIATPAGAAQQVCDRLVAAGITSILNFAPTVLSVPDGVDVRKVDLSIELQILAFHEQRKAGEDVAVPEEGAAAAVPPPPVAPHRAPPGATAADSGRQGPDGDVPAVMPA
- a CDS encoding glutaredoxin family protein; translation: MSPLLRRTPRKKPTERTVTLIGKPDCHLCENAEAVIEQVCGELGTPWEKKDITQDAELYRAYWEQIPVVLIDGEQHDFWRVDPKRLRTALGG
- the hemC gene encoding hydroxymethylbilane synthase translates to MTATPAPADPTPLRLGTRRSALAMAQSGLVADQVREVTGRPVELVEITTYGDTSREHLAQIGGTGVFVSALREALLSGEIDLAVHSLKDLPTEEPEGLTLAAIPRRADPRDALIARDGLTFAGLPPRARIGTGSPRRAAQLSAWARSFGLDIETVPIRGNVDTRIGYVRSGRLDAVVLAAAGLIRLGRIGEATELLDVDHVLPAPGQGALAVECAASSGALIARLAEIDDPHTRAAVTAERSLLAALEAGCSAPVGALADLLADGQVVTEMRLRGVVGTTDGTTLVQLSTTGPVPASPSEAADLGRELAAEMLAKGAAGLMGERAL
- a CDS encoding 30S ribosomal protein bS22 produces the protein MGSVIKKRRKRMAKKKHRKLLKRTRVQRRNKK
- a CDS encoding glutamyl-tRNA reductase, with amino-acid sequence MSLLVVGLSHRSAPVSVLERAALVGDEQVKLVQDTLAAEPVTEAAVLATCNRIELYADVDKFHAGVAELSTLLAQHTGVGLDELTPYLYVHYEDRAVHHLFSVACGLDSMVVGEGQILGQIKDALALGQELHTAGRLLNDLFQQALRVGKRAHSETGIDRAGQSLVTFGLEQLAQGAPVAEWARGKRALVIGAGSMSSLAAATLARAGVAELVIANRTLERALRLAESLAQQHAATPAEATSAGAETLRAGLVARAVPRDRVAAELPHADIVVSCTGATGLVLTAEQLRTALAQRATCPPGAHSGPGTEVSLLDLAMPRDIDAAAHRIEGLRLVDIESLAEAAADPSGAAGTSAGAMAADVDKVRAIVSAEVAAFGAAQRAAHITPTVVALRTMAADVVASEIARLDGRLPDLDDKQRSEITQTVRRVVDKLLHAPTVRVKELASTPGGAGYADALRELFDLDPQAVAAVSRADGSARTAEPHDPKGGRA